In Bacteroidota bacterium, the genomic window GAAGGAGATACAGCTGAAATTTATTTGCACAATATGCTGAAGTCTGAAGAAACCTCACTTCACTGGCATGGCGTTATTTTGCCTAATTATGCTGATGGTGTTCCATATTTAACTACAAAACGAATTGGTCCCGGCGAAACTCATTTATACAAATTTGCCGTAGTGCAAAATGGAACATATTGGTATCATTCACATAGTGGATTACAGGAGCAGGTAGGGATGTATGGAGCGCTGGTTTTTAAAAAAAGGGAAGAGCAATCAAAAACCAATTTATTCAATGCTGAATATACACTTGTTTTAAGTGAATGGACGAATGAAGACCCTGATCAGGTTCAGCG contains:
- a CDS encoding multicopper oxidase domain-containing protein, with protein sequence MHPGKTVVYHLYVTDTIVNFAGKSKRAIAINGSIPAPTLIFTEGDTAEIYLHNMLKSEETSLHWHGVILPNYADGVPYLTTKRIGPGETHLYKFAVVQNGTYWYHSHSGLQEQVGMYGALVFKKREEQSKTNLFNAEYTLVLSEWTNEDPDQVQR